The Archangium primigenium genomic interval AGGTGCGCTGTCCGCGGGCCTTGGGGCTGGCCTTCGGCGCGCCGCCGACGAAGGCCGCCAGGTGCTCGCCCGTCAGCGTCGACTTCGCCGCCACCAGCGCGGCCGGGGTGCCCTCGAACACGATCCGCCCGCCGTCGTGGCCCGCGCCCGGCCCCAGGTCGATGATCCAATCGGCGTGCGCCATCACCGCCTGGTTGTGCTCGATCACGATGACGGACTTGCCGGAGTCGACCAGTCGGTCCAACAGGCCGAGCAGTTGCTTGAGGTCGGCCAGATGCAGGCCGGTGGTCGGCTCGTCGAGCACGTAGACACCGCCCTCGGCGCCCATGTGCGTGGCGAGCTTGAGCCGCTGCCGCTCTCCGCCCGACAGCGTGGTGAGCGGTTGTCCGAGCCGGAGGTAGCCGAGTCCCACGTCGGCCATGCGCCGCAGGATCGCGTGCGCGGCCGGCGTGCGCGCCTCGCCGGTGCCGAAGAAGCCGACCGCGTCCGCGACCGGCAGATCGAGCACCTCGGCGATGTTGAGGCCGCCGAAGCGGTACTCCAGCACCGACGCCTGGAACCGCCGACCCTCGCACTCCTCGCAGACCGTGGTGACGCCGGCCATCATGCCCAGGTCGGTGTAGATGACCCCGGCGCCGTTGCAGGTCGGACAGGCGCCCTCGGAGTTGGCGCTGAACAGGGCGGGCTTCACGCCATTGGCCTTCGCGAACGCCTTGCGAATGGGCTCCAGCAGGTCGGTGTACGTCGCCGGGTTGCTGCGCCGCGAGCCGCGGATGGGCGCCTGATCCACCGACACCACGCCCTCCTGGGTCCCCACCGAGCCGTGGATGAGCGAGCTCTTGCCCGACCCGGCCACGCCCGTCACCACCACCAGCACGCCGAGCGGGATGTCGACATCCACGTTCTTGAGGTTGTGGGAGCGGGCGCCGCGCACCTTCATCACCCCCGAGGCCTTGCGCACCGAGGGCTTCAGGGCGATCCGGTCGTTCAGGTGGCGCCCGGTGAGCGTGCCGCTGGCTTGCAGGCCCTCGACGGTCCCCTGGAAGACCACCTGGCCGCCCGCGGTGCCCGCGCCGGGGCCGATGTCGACGACGTGGTCGGCGATCGCGATCAACTCCGGCTTGTGCTCGACCACGAGAACGGTGTTGCCCTTGTCGCGCAGCCGCAGCAGCAGATCGTTCATCCGCTGGATGTCGTGGGGGTGCAGCCCGACCGTGGGCTCGTCGAAGACATAGGTCACGTCGGTGAGCGACGAGCCGAGGTGACGGATCATCTTGGTGCGCTGCGCCTCACCGCCCGACAGGGTGCCCGCCGGCCGGTCCAGGCTGAGATAACCCAGCCCGATCTCCACGAACGAGTCGAGCGTGTGCCGCAGCGAGGCCAGCAGGGGCGCGACGTTCGGCGCGTCCAGACCGCGCACCCACGCGGCCAGGTCGCTGATCTGCATCGCGCAGGCTTCGGCGATGTGGATGCCCTTGATCTTGGAGGAGCGGGCGGCCTCGCTCAGCCGGGTGCCACCGCACTCGGGACACGGGGCGAAGGTGACCGCGCGCTCCACGAACGCGCGGATGTGCGGCTGCATCGCGTCGACGTCCTTGGTCAGGAACGACTTCTGGATCCTCGGGATCAAGCCCTCGTAGGTGAGGTTCATCTTCTCGACCTTCACCTTGGTCGGCTCTTTGTAGAGGAAGTCCTGGCGCTCCTGGGGGGTGTAGTCCCGGATCGGCTTGTCCGGGTCGACGAAGCCCGAGGCGCCGAAGATGCGCACGAGCCAGCCATCCGCCGTGTAGCCGGGAATGGTGAGGGCACCCTCGTTGAGGGACTTGCTGTCGTCGTAGAGCCGCGACAAGTCGATGTCGGAGACCGAGCCCATGCCCTCACAGCGCGGGCACATGCCGCCCACGGACGTGAAGACGCGCTCCTCGGTCTTTCCCTCGCCCTTCTCGATGGAAATCTTCCCGGCCCCGCGCACCGACGGGATGTTGAAGGAGA includes:
- a CDS encoding ATP-binding cassette domain-containing protein — its product is MTSSTRHPADRHDLIRVQGARENNLKDVSLDIPKRRLTVFTGVSGSGKSSLVFSTIAAESQRLINETYSTFVQNFMPTLGRPEVDVLDGLTTAIIVDQERMGANSRSTVGTATDANAMLRVLFSRLGQPYIGPSNAFSFNIPSVRGAGKISIEKGEGKTEERVFTSVGGMCPRCEGMGSVSDIDLSRLYDDSKSLNEGALTIPGYTADGWLVRIFGASGFVDPDKPIRDYTPQERQDFLYKEPTKVKVEKMNLTYEGLIPRIQKSFLTKDVDAMQPHIRAFVERAVTFAPCPECGGTRLSEAARSSKIKGIHIAEACAMQISDLAAWVRGLDAPNVAPLLASLRHTLDSFVEIGLGYLSLDRPAGTLSGGEAQRTKMIRHLGSSLTDVTYVFDEPTVGLHPHDIQRMNDLLLRLRDKGNTVLVVEHKPELIAIADHVVDIGPGAGTAGGQVVFQGTVEGLQASGTLTGRHLNDRIALKPSVRKASGVMKVRGARSHNLKNVDVDIPLGVLVVVTGVAGSGKSSLIHGSVGTQEGVVSVDQAPIRGSRRSNPATYTDLLEPIRKAFAKANGVKPALFSANSEGACPTCNGAGVIYTDLGMMAGVTTVCEECEGRRFQASVLEYRFGGLNIAEVLDLPVADAVGFFGTGEARTPAAHAILRRMADVGLGYLRLGQPLTTLSGGERQRLKLATHMGAEGGVYVLDEPTTGLHLADLKQLLGLLDRLVDSGKSVIVIEHNQAVMAHADWIIDLGPGAGHDGGRIVFEGTPAALVAAKSTLTGEHLAAFVGGAPKASPKARGQRT